A genomic window from Salvelinus alpinus chromosome 10, SLU_Salpinus.1, whole genome shotgun sequence includes:
- the LOC139531924 gene encoding SWI/SNF-related matrix-associated actin-dependent regulator of chromatin subfamily D member 3 isoform X9, with protein MATEETAGGARKATKSKLFEFLVHGVRPGMPSGARMPHQGAPMGPPGPPFGGSPAVRPGLPAPVMEPSRKRPAPSQQVQQQQNVQNRARNAKRRKMADKILPQRIRELVPESQAYMDLLAFERKLDQTIMRKRVDIQEALKRPMKQKRKLRLYISNTFNPAKPDADDSDGSIASWELRVEGKLLDDPGKLKRKFSSFFKSLVIELDKDLYGPDNHLVEWHRTPTTQETDGFQVKRPGDVSVRCTLLLMLDYQPPQFKLDPRLARLLGIHTQTRSCIIQALWQYVKTNKLQDSHDKEYINCDKYFQQIFDCPRLKFSEIPQRLTNLLLPPDPIVINHVISVDPNDQKKTACYDIDVEVEDPLKGQMSSFLLSTANQQEIASLDNKIHETIESINQLKIQRDFMLSFSRDPKGYIQDWLKSQSRDLKLMTDVVGNPEEERRAEFYHEPWSQEAVSRYFYSKIQQRRQELEQALAVRNT; from the exons ATGGCCACGGAGGAGACGGCAGGGGGAGCGCGCAAAGCCACCAAGAGCAAACTGTTTGAGTTCCTGGTCCATGGAGTG CGTCCTGGAATGCCGTCTGGAGCGAGGATGCCTCACCAGGGTGCTCCCATGGGCCCCCCCGGACCCCCGTTCGGTGGGAGCCCCGCGGTGCGGCCCGGCCTGCCCGCCCCGGTCATGGAGCCCAGCCGCAAGAGACCTGCCCCCTCCCAGCAGGTCCAGCAGCAGCAGAACGTCCAGAACCGGGCCAGAAA cgCCAAGAGAAGGAAAATGGCAGACAAGATTCTTCCACAGAGG ATCCGTGAGCTGGTCCCGGAGTCCCAGGCTTACATGGACCTGTTGGCCTTTGAACGTAAACTGGACCAGACCATTATGCGTAAACGGGTGGACATCCAGGAAGCCCTGAAGAGACCCATGAAG CAAAAGCGTAAACTGAGGCTGTACATCTCCAACACCTTCAACCCTGCCAAGCCTGACGCTGACGACTCAGACGGCAGTATTGCATCATGGGAGCTGCGGGTTGAGGGGAAGCTGCTGGATGAT CCTGGGAAGCTGAAGAGGAAATTCTCCTCGTTCTTCAAGAGCCTGGTGATCGAGCTAGACAAAGACTTGTATGGTCCTGACAACCACCTGGTAGAG TGGCACCGCACTCCCACCACCCAGGAGACTGACGGCTTCCAGGTGAAGAGGCCAGGGGACGTGAGCGTGCGCTGCACACTGCTGCTAATGCTAGACTACCAG CCCCCCCAGTTCAAGCTGGACCCTCGTCTTGCTCGCCTGCTGGGTATCCACACCCAGACCCGCTCCTGTATCATCCAGGCCCTGTGGCAGTACGTCAAGACCAACAAGCTGCAGGACTCCCACGACAAGGAGTACATCAACTGTGACAAGTACTTTCAGCAG ATCTTTGACTGCCCGCGGCTCAAGTTCTCGGAGATCCCCCAGCGTCTCACCAACCTCctcctgccccctgaccccatcgTCATCAACCACGTCATCAG CGTGGACCCTAATGACCAGAAGAAGACAGCGTGCTATGACATCGACGTGGAGGTGGAGGACCCCCTGAAGGGCCAGATGAGCAGCTTCCTGCTCTCTACTGCCAACCAGCAGGAGATCGCCTCACTGGACAAcaag ATCCACGAAACCATTGAGTCCATCAACCAGTTAAAGATCCAGAGGGACTTTATGCTCAGCTTCTCCAGGGATCCTAAGGGCTACATCCAGGACTGGCTAAAGTCCCAGAGCAGAGACCTGAAG CTGATGACGGACGTGGTGGGGAAcccggaggaggagaggagggcagagttTTACCACGAGCCCTGGTCCCAGGAGGCCGTCAGTCGTTACTTCTACAGCAAG ATCCAGCAGAGGAGACAGGAGTTGGAGCAGGCCTTGGCTGTGAGGAACACCTAA
- the LOC139531924 gene encoding SWI/SNF-related matrix-associated actin-dependent regulator of chromatin subfamily D member 3 isoform X6 produces the protein MATEETAGGARKATKSKLFEFLVHGVRPGMPSGARMPHQGAPMGPPGPPFGGSPAVRPGLPAPVMEPSRKRPAPSQQVQQQQNVQNRARKKPVGFPGANEMPARQMDMRDAQSDPTLGSNAKRRKMADKILPQRIRELVPESQAYMDLLAFERKLDQTIMRKRVDIQEALKRPMKQKRKLRLYISNTFNPAKPDADDSDGSIASWELRVEGKLLDDPGKLKRKFSSFFKSLVIELDKDLYGPDNHLVEWHRTPTTQETDGFQVKRPGDVSVRCTLLLMLDYQPPQFKLDPRLARLLGIHTQTRSCIIQALWQYVKTNKLQDSHDKEYINCDKYFQQIFDCPRLKFSEIPQRLTNLLLPPDPIVINHVISVDPNDQKKTACYDIDVEVEDPLKGQMSSFLLSTANQQEIASLDNKVGQPHKKDSQSQLPKMTFKIHETIESINQLKIQRDFMLSFSRDPKGYIQDWLKSQSRDLKLMTDVVGNPEEERRAEFYHEPWSQEAVSRYFYSKIQQRRQELEQALAVRNT, from the exons ATGGCCACGGAGGAGACGGCAGGGGGAGCGCGCAAAGCCACCAAGAGCAAACTGTTTGAGTTCCTGGTCCATGGAGTG CGTCCTGGAATGCCGTCTGGAGCGAGGATGCCTCACCAGGGTGCTCCCATGGGCCCCCCCGGACCCCCGTTCGGTGGGAGCCCCGCGGTGCGGCCCGGCCTGCCCGCCCCGGTCATGGAGCCCAGCCGCAAGAGACCTGCCCCCTCCCAGCAGGTCCAGCAGCAGCAGAACGTCCAGAACCGGGCCAGAAA GAAGCCAGTGGGATTCCCTGGAGCCAATGAGATGCCAGCGAGGCAGATGGACATGAGAGATGCCCAATCAGATCCAACGCTCGGATCAAA cgCCAAGAGAAGGAAAATGGCAGACAAGATTCTTCCACAGAGG ATCCGTGAGCTGGTCCCGGAGTCCCAGGCTTACATGGACCTGTTGGCCTTTGAACGTAAACTGGACCAGACCATTATGCGTAAACGGGTGGACATCCAGGAAGCCCTGAAGAGACCCATGAAG CAAAAGCGTAAACTGAGGCTGTACATCTCCAACACCTTCAACCCTGCCAAGCCTGACGCTGACGACTCAGACGGCAGTATTGCATCATGGGAGCTGCGGGTTGAGGGGAAGCTGCTGGATGAT CCTGGGAAGCTGAAGAGGAAATTCTCCTCGTTCTTCAAGAGCCTGGTGATCGAGCTAGACAAAGACTTGTATGGTCCTGACAACCACCTGGTAGAG TGGCACCGCACTCCCACCACCCAGGAGACTGACGGCTTCCAGGTGAAGAGGCCAGGGGACGTGAGCGTGCGCTGCACACTGCTGCTAATGCTAGACTACCAG CCCCCCCAGTTCAAGCTGGACCCTCGTCTTGCTCGCCTGCTGGGTATCCACACCCAGACCCGCTCCTGTATCATCCAGGCCCTGTGGCAGTACGTCAAGACCAACAAGCTGCAGGACTCCCACGACAAGGAGTACATCAACTGTGACAAGTACTTTCAGCAG ATCTTTGACTGCCCGCGGCTCAAGTTCTCGGAGATCCCCCAGCGTCTCACCAACCTCctcctgccccctgaccccatcgTCATCAACCACGTCATCAG CGTGGACCCTAATGACCAGAAGAAGACAGCGTGCTATGACATCGACGTGGAGGTGGAGGACCCCCTGAAGGGCCAGATGAGCAGCTTCCTGCTCTCTACTGCCAACCAGCAGGAGATCGCCTCACTGGACAAcaaggtgggacaaccacacaagAAGGATAGCCAATCACAATTACCCAAGATGACCTTTAAG ATCCACGAAACCATTGAGTCCATCAACCAGTTAAAGATCCAGAGGGACTTTATGCTCAGCTTCTCCAGGGATCCTAAGGGCTACATCCAGGACTGGCTAAAGTCCCAGAGCAGAGACCTGAAG CTGATGACGGACGTGGTGGGGAAcccggaggaggagaggagggcagagttTTACCACGAGCCCTGGTCCCAGGAGGCCGTCAGTCGTTACTTCTACAGCAAG ATCCAGCAGAGGAGACAGGAGTTGGAGCAGGCCTTGGCTGTGAGGAACACCTAA
- the LOC139531924 gene encoding SWI/SNF-related matrix-associated actin-dependent regulator of chromatin subfamily D member 3 isoform X8, whose translation MATEETAGGARKATKSKLFEFLVHGVRPGMPSGARMPHQGAPMGPPGPPFGGSPAVRPGLPAPVMEPSRKRPAPSQQVQQQQNVQNRARKKPVGFPGANEMPARQMDMRDAQSDPTLGSNAKRRKMADKILPQRIRELVPESQAYMDLLAFERKLDQTIMRKRVDIQEALKRPMKQKRKLRLYISNTFNPAKPDADDSDGSIASWELRVEGKLLDDPGKLKRKFSSFFKSLVIELDKDLYGPDNHLVEWHRTPTTQETDGFQVKRPGDVSVRCTLLLMLDYQPPQFKLDPRLARLLGIHTQTRSCIIQALWQYVKTNKLQDSHDKEYINCDKYFQQIFDCPRLKFSEIPQRLTNLLLPPDPIVINHVISVDPNDQKKTACYDIDVEVEDPLKGQMSSFLLSTANQQEIASLDNKIHETIESINQLKIQRDFMLSFSRDPKGYIQDWLKSQSRDLKLMTDVVGNPEEERRAEFYHEPWSQEAVSRYFYSKIQQRRQELEQALAVRNT comes from the exons ATGGCCACGGAGGAGACGGCAGGGGGAGCGCGCAAAGCCACCAAGAGCAAACTGTTTGAGTTCCTGGTCCATGGAGTG CGTCCTGGAATGCCGTCTGGAGCGAGGATGCCTCACCAGGGTGCTCCCATGGGCCCCCCCGGACCCCCGTTCGGTGGGAGCCCCGCGGTGCGGCCCGGCCTGCCCGCCCCGGTCATGGAGCCCAGCCGCAAGAGACCTGCCCCCTCCCAGCAGGTCCAGCAGCAGCAGAACGTCCAGAACCGGGCCAGAAA GAAGCCAGTGGGATTCCCTGGAGCCAATGAGATGCCAGCGAGGCAGATGGACATGAGAGATGCCCAATCAGATCCAACGCTCGGATCAAA cgCCAAGAGAAGGAAAATGGCAGACAAGATTCTTCCACAGAGG ATCCGTGAGCTGGTCCCGGAGTCCCAGGCTTACATGGACCTGTTGGCCTTTGAACGTAAACTGGACCAGACCATTATGCGTAAACGGGTGGACATCCAGGAAGCCCTGAAGAGACCCATGAAG CAAAAGCGTAAACTGAGGCTGTACATCTCCAACACCTTCAACCCTGCCAAGCCTGACGCTGACGACTCAGACGGCAGTATTGCATCATGGGAGCTGCGGGTTGAGGGGAAGCTGCTGGATGAT CCTGGGAAGCTGAAGAGGAAATTCTCCTCGTTCTTCAAGAGCCTGGTGATCGAGCTAGACAAAGACTTGTATGGTCCTGACAACCACCTGGTAGAG TGGCACCGCACTCCCACCACCCAGGAGACTGACGGCTTCCAGGTGAAGAGGCCAGGGGACGTGAGCGTGCGCTGCACACTGCTGCTAATGCTAGACTACCAG CCCCCCCAGTTCAAGCTGGACCCTCGTCTTGCTCGCCTGCTGGGTATCCACACCCAGACCCGCTCCTGTATCATCCAGGCCCTGTGGCAGTACGTCAAGACCAACAAGCTGCAGGACTCCCACGACAAGGAGTACATCAACTGTGACAAGTACTTTCAGCAG ATCTTTGACTGCCCGCGGCTCAAGTTCTCGGAGATCCCCCAGCGTCTCACCAACCTCctcctgccccctgaccccatcgTCATCAACCACGTCATCAG CGTGGACCCTAATGACCAGAAGAAGACAGCGTGCTATGACATCGACGTGGAGGTGGAGGACCCCCTGAAGGGCCAGATGAGCAGCTTCCTGCTCTCTACTGCCAACCAGCAGGAGATCGCCTCACTGGACAAcaag ATCCACGAAACCATTGAGTCCATCAACCAGTTAAAGATCCAGAGGGACTTTATGCTCAGCTTCTCCAGGGATCCTAAGGGCTACATCCAGGACTGGCTAAAGTCCCAGAGCAGAGACCTGAAG CTGATGACGGACGTGGTGGGGAAcccggaggaggagaggagggcagagttTTACCACGAGCCCTGGTCCCAGGAGGCCGTCAGTCGTTACTTCTACAGCAAG ATCCAGCAGAGGAGACAGGAGTTGGAGCAGGCCTTGGCTGTGAGGAACACCTAA